A DNA window from Leptospira langatensis contains the following coding sequences:
- the mtnC gene encoding acireductone synthase has translation MKEKDTELFLFDIEGTTTPIEFVHKVLFPYSVQNFGSFFLENKEEGFVKDLISASKNEPEYGKEVSASSGSLAEFCKFLVSKDRKLGILKEIQGRIWKKGYESGELKSTIFSDVPSFLERIAKAGKRAAVYSSGSVEAQVLIYKYCEAGDLTPYFESYFDTAIGGKKESASYTRIAERLSISPSSITFFTDIKEEADAAFAAGVHPVILSRPGNHPQAEHSYEVLQDFGSLLLS, from the coding sequence TTGAAGGAAAAAGACACAGAGTTATTCTTATTCGATATAGAAGGCACGACCACTCCTATAGAATTCGTGCATAAGGTATTATTCCCTTACTCGGTGCAAAATTTCGGATCCTTCTTCTTGGAGAATAAAGAAGAAGGATTTGTGAAAGATTTGATCTCTGCCTCCAAGAACGAGCCGGAATATGGAAAAGAAGTCTCGGCCAGTTCGGGTTCCTTGGCAGAATTCTGCAAATTCCTAGTATCAAAAGATCGTAAATTAGGAATCTTGAAAGAGATCCAAGGAAGGATCTGGAAGAAGGGTTACGAATCCGGAGAGCTCAAGAGCACAATCTTCTCCGATGTGCCTTCTTTCTTGGAAAGGATCGCGAAAGCAGGCAAGCGAGCCGCTGTTTATTCTTCCGGAAGCGTAGAGGCCCAAGTCCTCATCTATAAATACTGCGAAGCGGGAGATCTAACTCCTTATTTCGAATCCTATTTCGATACGGCTATAGGAGGAAAGAAAGAGTCCGCAAGCTATACAAGGATCGCAGAAAGACTTTCGATATCCCCTTCTTCCATTACCTTCTTTACGGATATTAAGGAAGAAGCGGACGCTGCTTTCGCTGCGGGAGTCCATCCGGTGATCCTGTCCCGCCCGGGCAATCATCCGCAAGCGGAGCATTCTTACGAGGTGCTGCAAGATTTCGGTTCCCTTCTTCTATCTTAA
- a CDS encoding histone deacetylase family protein: MKLGYAYDDTFLLHDTGSFHPESPQRLESILNRLNQTSYFKDLHWIKPSPLPTELIEPAHSRRHLEKFLSIQGKRGGFDGDTPFSESSFDAALLAAGSGVELAKKLIHGELDSGIALVRPPGHHAETGKAMGFCLLNNIAITAHYLLGQGAQRIYILDWDVHHGNGTQEIFYDSDRVFFTSLHQYPYYPGTGSYSETGRGKGEGYTMNIPLPMGSGDKEYLHYFQENVLPSILEFSPDYLLISAGFDAHKRDPLAGMNLSTNAFAEFTRLALSACKQTDSKLISFLEGGYDLDALADSVEAHVAVLAG; the protein is encoded by the coding sequence ATGAAGCTTGGTTACGCTTATGACGATACCTTTCTTTTGCATGATACCGGTTCCTTTCATCCGGAATCCCCGCAAAGATTGGAATCCATCTTAAATCGATTGAATCAGACCTCTTACTTCAAGGATCTGCATTGGATCAAACCGAGTCCCCTTCCCACCGAACTCATTGAGCCCGCTCATAGCAGAAGACATCTGGAAAAATTCCTAAGCATCCAAGGAAAGAGAGGAGGATTTGACGGAGATACTCCCTTTTCCGAATCCAGTTTCGATGCTGCCTTACTCGCAGCGGGAAGCGGAGTGGAACTTGCAAAAAAATTGATACACGGAGAGTTGGATTCCGGGATCGCGCTAGTCCGTCCTCCAGGACATCACGCGGAGACAGGTAAGGCAATGGGTTTTTGTTTGCTGAACAATATTGCGATCACAGCTCATTATCTCTTAGGCCAAGGCGCTCAGAGAATCTATATATTGGATTGGGACGTGCATCATGGCAATGGGACCCAGGAGATCTTTTACGATTCAGACCGGGTCTTCTTCACTTCTTTACATCAATATCCTTACTATCCCGGCACCGGTTCTTATTCCGAAACAGGTCGTGGAAAAGGAGAAGGTTATACGATGAACATTCCCCTTCCTATGGGCTCCGGCGATAAGGAATATCTACATTATTTTCAGGAGAATGTACTGCCTTCTATTTTGGAATTTTCTCCCGACTATCTTTTGATCTCCGCCGGTTTCGACGCTCATAAACGAGATCCTCTTGCAGGAATGAATCTGAGCACGAACGCATTTGCGGAGTTCACTCGTCTGGCGCTATCGGCCTGCAAACAAACGGACTCCAAGCTCATTTCCTTTTTAGAAGGCGGTTATGATCTGGACGCTCTCGCAGACAGTGTTGAGGCTCATGTGGCAGTGCTCGCCGGATAA
- a CDS encoding alpha/beta hydrolase — protein sequence MAYQHKEFFIQSSRDNTKLYGQAWTKSGANRVVVFCHGFGEHSGRYSNLIQYFKDSDANFYGLDLRGHGKSEGKRGHAASFELFVDDLADFIQEVRKRENKDKILLLGHSMGGVVVIRYALEGINQDYIYGVVACSSALKIPTTAVQRAQIAIAGFLRKIAPSTTLDANLDTSLVSRDPEVVQAYIDDPLVHGKISFSMGYELFQQGEIANKKAGILRTPILILHGLADKIADPSGSLEFYNHLVYKNKRMKTYKGFFHELMNEPAGEREKVLKDIKEFMDSLVPERSKPAPKKATKKPSSKPSAKKKVAAKKK from the coding sequence ATGGCCTACCAACACAAAGAATTCTTCATACAATCTTCCAGAGATAATACAAAACTATACGGCCAGGCTTGGACCAAATCCGGAGCGAATCGGGTTGTTGTATTTTGTCATGGATTCGGTGAACATAGCGGTAGGTATTCTAACCTGATCCAATACTTCAAAGATAGCGATGCGAATTTTTACGGACTGGATCTGAGAGGTCACGGAAAGTCCGAAGGCAAACGAGGTCATGCGGCTAGCTTCGAGCTCTTCGTGGACGATCTTGCGGACTTCATCCAAGAGGTGCGCAAACGGGAGAATAAGGACAAGATCCTTCTTTTGGGACATTCCATGGGTGGAGTCGTCGTTATTCGTTACGCTCTCGAGGGAATTAATCAGGATTATATCTATGGAGTGGTCGCTTGTTCATCCGCTCTTAAGATCCCAACTACAGCTGTACAAAGAGCGCAGATCGCAATTGCCGGTTTCTTGAGAAAGATCGCTCCTTCCACAACTTTGGATGCGAACCTGGATACGAGTCTGGTCAGCCGGGATCCAGAAGTGGTCCAGGCCTATATAGACGATCCTTTGGTCCACGGAAAGATCTCCTTCTCCATGGGATATGAGCTATTCCAACAGGGAGAGATCGCTAATAAGAAGGCAGGGATCCTGCGGACCCCAATCCTCATTCTTCACGGTCTTGCCGACAAGATCGCAGATCCTTCCGGAAGTTTGGAGTTCTATAATCATTTAGTATATAAGAATAAGAGAATGAAGACCTATAAGGGATTCTTCCACGAGCTTATGAACGAGCCGGCCGGAGAAAGGGAGAAGGTTCTAAAGGACATCAAGGAATTCATGGATTCTCTGGTTCCTGAAAGAAGCAAGCCTGCTCCTAAGAAGGCTACCAAGAAACCTTCTTCTAAGCCAAGCGCTAAGAAGAAGGTAGCCGCAAAGAAGAAATAG
- a CDS encoding class I SAM-dependent methyltransferase: MDDTWLNRWNDRYSKEEFAFGEEPNLFLKEQLDKLKPGKILFPAEGEGRNAIYAAKLGWEAFAFDISIEGKKKAMKLAEKNHVKIDYQVGELQTLDFKPEQFDAIALIYAHFPAEIKSLYHKTLDTFLRKGGMILFEAFSKKHLEYVMKDERIGGPRELPMLFSIEELQSDFPNYEVIELVEREIDLNEGLYHNGKGSVIRFVGRKK, from the coding sequence ATGGATGACACATGGTTGAATCGATGGAATGATAGATACAGTAAGGAAGAATTTGCTTTCGGAGAAGAGCCGAATCTTTTCCTAAAAGAGCAACTCGACAAGCTAAAGCCGGGAAAGATCCTTTTTCCAGCCGAAGGAGAAGGAAGGAATGCGATCTACGCAGCTAAACTAGGTTGGGAAGCGTTTGCTTTTGATATTAGTATTGAAGGCAAGAAGAAGGCTATGAAGTTAGCCGAGAAGAATCATGTAAAGATAGATTACCAGGTCGGCGAATTGCAGACCTTGGACTTTAAGCCGGAGCAGTTTGATGCGATCGCTTTGATTTACGCTCATTTTCCCGCGGAGATCAAATCTTTATATCATAAGACCTTAGATACATTTCTGCGAAAGGGCGGAATGATCCTGTTTGAGGCGTTCAGTAAGAAGCATTTGGAATATGTAATGAAGGATGAAAGGATAGGCGGCCCTCGCGAACTTCCTATGTTATTCTCGATCGAAGAATTGCAATCCGACTTTCCGAATTACGAGGTAATAGAGTTAGTCGAGAGAGAGATCGACCTAAACGAAGGCTTGTATCATAACGGAAAAGGCTCCGTGATCCGATTTGTAGGACGGAAGAAATAA
- a CDS encoding NAD(P)H-dependent flavin oxidoreductase, translating into MSSFNPIVSHLDLKGPLILSPLAGGPSTPELIAAVSNAGGLGSLGLAYDTPEQIGAIIRKTKTLTSKPIAVNLFVPVKDPELSTDQKESALNSTKKYREELGIPSPKIEAPYSLDFDKQFEAMLREKPSVFSFTFGLLDRSYLNECNKNGIITCGTATTLEEGILAEESGVDWLVAQGIEAGGHRGIFSETSEDSGIGLFPLIRALAAKLRIPVIAAGGIMDGAGIAAALSLGAMAAQLGTAFLLCEEAGTSAPYRKALLDKTNLLTKTTRVFSGRIARGLQNRFLKEMETKPESVLPFPAQNAFTRDIRRKSAELGMSDFLSLWAGQGVSQIRQMGAGKLVEILFDELKEATKDPIL; encoded by the coding sequence TTGAGCTCTTTCAATCCGATAGTAAGTCATCTTGATCTAAAAGGTCCTCTTATCTTATCGCCTCTCGCAGGCGGTCCGTCCACACCTGAATTAATAGCGGCAGTTTCAAACGCAGGTGGCCTTGGTTCTCTCGGCCTTGCCTACGACACTCCGGAACAGATCGGTGCGATCATCCGTAAAACAAAAACCCTTACCTCAAAACCCATCGCAGTAAATCTTTTCGTACCCGTAAAGGATCCGGAATTATCAACTGATCAAAAAGAATCCGCATTGAACTCTACGAAAAAGTATAGAGAAGAACTAGGGATCCCTTCTCCCAAGATCGAAGCGCCTTATAGCTTGGATTTTGATAAACAATTCGAAGCCATGCTAAGAGAGAAGCCTTCCGTATTTAGTTTTACCTTCGGGCTCCTGGACAGATCATATCTAAACGAATGCAACAAGAACGGTATCATAACGTGCGGAACTGCCACAACCTTAGAAGAAGGGATCTTGGCAGAAGAAAGCGGAGTCGACTGGCTTGTGGCGCAAGGAATAGAGGCAGGAGGACATAGAGGGATATTTTCCGAAACATCGGAAGACTCTGGGATCGGGTTATTTCCCCTGATCCGTGCGCTTGCCGCAAAGCTTCGTATACCGGTGATTGCGGCAGGTGGCATCATGGATGGAGCAGGGATTGCCGCTGCCCTGTCTTTGGGAGCAATGGCGGCGCAATTAGGAACCGCATTTCTTCTCTGCGAAGAAGCAGGCACCTCTGCGCCTTATCGAAAAGCTTTATTAGATAAAACGAATCTATTAACTAAGACGACTCGAGTGTTCTCTGGACGTATCGCCCGAGGTCTGCAAAATCGATTTCTAAAGGAAATGGAAACAAAACCCGAATCAGTACTCCCATTCCCTGCCCAAAATGCGTTCACGAGAGACATTCGAAGAAAGTCGGCCGAACTGGGGATGTCCGATTTCCTTTCTCTCTGGGCAGGACAAGGAGTGAGTCAGATCAGACAAATGGGAGCCGGTAAACTTGTAGAGATCTTATTCGACGAACTTAAAGAAGCTACAAAAGATCCGATCTTATAA
- a CDS encoding MFS transporter, which yields MTGSTTDKSLLRYFGLGELATHGGNAVLAFWMIMGMAFFLFADQNLIAPNLRNIAASFGITEQREIDWKLGGMIPICFFVLGGFVSVYMGYLTQRFSRKPLVVGTVLLGEIPCLLSGFARTYDEFLILRTLTGFGLGGSFPLLFSLVGDYFSDKSRSTAAGYLSLSIGLGVGLGQMTGGTLGAADPVNGWRLSFIYMAAPSFLFMLIYGLFCKEPVRGGREKEFANISANQGEEAVRLTWADIRNLFSTKTNIGIFMQGIPGCVPWGVFFVFLNDYYEFHYGMKKDAASALVIFAALGIFIGTFFGGILGQKLYDKNKNLLPIFCGTMILIGILPTIYLLHAGSVAGSPIFIIVNIVTGIIISVTGPNVRALIMNVNPPKSRSSMFALYNLTDNLGQGLGPAMAALLLTVLADRATAFTISILFWIPCGLSWIYILKNFKHDEETLHKNLAEEANRLRRAG from the coding sequence ATGACTGGGTCAACTACGGATAAAAGTCTTCTTCGATATTTTGGGTTAGGCGAACTCGCAACCCATGGAGGTAACGCAGTCCTGGCCTTCTGGATGATCATGGGAATGGCCTTCTTTTTGTTCGCGGATCAAAACCTGATCGCTCCCAACCTACGCAATATTGCCGCCTCTTTCGGGATCACCGAGCAAAGGGAGATCGATTGGAAACTTGGCGGGATGATCCCCATTTGCTTCTTCGTATTGGGAGGCTTCGTTTCCGTTTATATGGGTTATCTCACCCAGAGATTTTCCAGAAAACCTCTCGTGGTCGGAACAGTGCTCCTAGGAGAGATCCCTTGTTTGCTTTCCGGATTCGCAAGAACCTACGACGAGTTCCTCATCCTAAGAACCCTGACAGGTTTCGGCTTGGGGGGAAGTTTCCCTCTACTCTTCTCTCTCGTAGGGGACTATTTTTCGGACAAGTCCAGATCCACTGCGGCAGGCTATCTTTCTCTTTCCATAGGGCTCGGAGTGGGTCTCGGCCAAATGACCGGTGGAACCTTGGGAGCCGCAGACCCTGTGAACGGATGGAGGCTTAGCTTCATCTATATGGCCGCCCCTTCCTTCTTATTCATGCTCATTTACGGATTATTCTGCAAGGAACCTGTCCGAGGAGGTAGAGAGAAGGAATTCGCAAATATATCCGCTAATCAAGGAGAAGAGGCTGTTCGCTTAACATGGGCCGACATCCGGAACCTATTCTCCACCAAGACAAATATCGGGATCTTCATGCAAGGGATCCCAGGATGTGTGCCTTGGGGAGTATTCTTCGTATTCTTAAACGATTATTACGAATTTCATTATGGAATGAAGAAGGACGCAGCCTCCGCACTGGTCATCTTCGCCGCATTAGGGATCTTCATCGGAACCTTTTTCGGAGGAATACTCGGCCAGAAGCTGTACGACAAGAACAAGAACCTACTCCCGATTTTCTGCGGAACTATGATCCTGATCGGGATCCTTCCTACGATCTATCTACTACACGCGGGAAGCGTGGCCGGGAGTCCCATATTCATTATTGTGAATATTGTCACCGGGATCATTATTTCCGTAACAGGTCCGAATGTGAGAGCGTTGATCATGAATGTGAATCCTCCTAAGAGCAGATCTTCTATGTTCGCACTCTATAATCTCACCGACAATTTGGGACAGGGACTCGGACCTGCCATGGCAGCGCTCTTACTCACTGTACTTGCCGATAGGGCCACAGCTTTCACGATCTCCATCCTTTTCTGGATCCCTTGCGGACTTTCTTGGATCTATATTCTGAAGAATTTCAAACATGACGAGGAAACCCTTCATAAGAACCTTGCAGAAGAAGCGAACAGACTTCGGAGGGCCGGTTAA
- a CDS encoding tetratricopeptide repeat protein: protein MAPFRSVLALAVFLFFNPSIFSKDIIYAFRDVGMPKNVGKDGMPRKEKMVLIGETMLFDKVKPIEYDGKYKSFELGYDTRPDIVTVKVHHDPGIRPGQILYLIEKDFDHETFKDGSIVGQIEVKSVFQTAFIGKQLRGIGYLSMAKDKVLTVAYPISSELTGPALVERKKGDYHFNRDEVPESIQSYRKAIRLDPLSPVPHYRLGMLYLNEAGVDPKEPICSGILPMSAGAEFSSAWNKRSRFDSDQDMVRFTREYVSFLNCKADQAPSFAKGNNIPEELLKAQEVAREGFRLAKSDYELLLRSAETYYKLYLSYAPSKKPKTVASPEEDPKLRNRQEKSWEISQKLLKEASLDNITDYRIHRLTSLLYGRRFLELSGGSKSATLSDEANFLRNKALESIEAYKLHRPKSVVGDKDLLLLEKEL from the coding sequence ATGGCCCCTTTCCGATCGGTGCTTGCCCTAGCCGTCTTTTTATTCTTCAATCCATCCATATTTTCGAAAGATATTATATACGCATTCCGTGACGTAGGAATGCCAAAGAACGTCGGTAAGGACGGAATGCCTCGCAAGGAGAAGATGGTCTTGATCGGAGAGACCATGCTCTTTGACAAGGTCAAGCCGATCGAGTACGACGGAAAATACAAGAGCTTCGAATTAGGATACGATACAAGACCGGATATAGTCACCGTCAAAGTGCACCACGATCCTGGAATACGTCCGGGCCAGATCCTTTACTTGATAGAGAAGGACTTCGATCACGAAACATTCAAAGACGGAAGCATAGTTGGTCAGATAGAAGTAAAGTCCGTCTTTCAAACCGCCTTTATCGGGAAACAATTGAGAGGGATCGGATACCTGAGCATGGCAAAAGACAAGGTGCTCACCGTAGCCTACCCCATCTCTTCCGAGTTGACGGGTCCTGCATTAGTAGAACGTAAAAAAGGCGATTATCATTTCAATCGGGACGAGGTCCCGGAATCCATCCAGTCCTATAGAAAGGCGATCCGTTTGGATCCTCTTTCTCCCGTGCCACATTACAGATTAGGAATGTTGTATTTGAACGAAGCTGGAGTCGATCCCAAGGAACCGATCTGCTCCGGGATATTACCGATGAGCGCAGGTGCGGAATTTTCGTCGGCATGGAATAAGAGATCCAGATTTGATTCCGACCAGGATATGGTGCGATTCACGAGGGAGTATGTCTCCTTCTTAAATTGCAAAGCGGACCAGGCTCCTAGTTTTGCAAAAGGAAACAATATCCCGGAAGAATTGCTCAAGGCGCAAGAAGTTGCCAGAGAAGGCTTTCGTTTAGCAAAATCCGATTACGAATTATTGCTCAGAAGTGCGGAAACGTACTATAAATTATATCTTTCTTATGCACCTTCCAAGAAGCCTAAGACAGTTGCAAGTCCCGAAGAAGATCCTAAGCTCAGAAATCGCCAGGAGAAGTCCTGGGAGATCTCTCAAAAACTTTTGAAAGAAGCAAGCCTGGACAATATTACCGATTACAGGATCCATAGACTGACCTCTCTTTTGTATGGAAGAAGATTCCTAGAACTTTCCGGAGGGTCCAAATCCGCAACCTTGAGCGATGAAGCGAATTTCTTACGTAACAAGGCTCTGGAATCGATCGAAGCGTATAAGCTTCACCGACCTAAATCAGTCGTAGGCGACAAGGATCTCCTGCTCTTGGAGAAAGAGCTTTGA
- a CDS encoding putative glycoside hydrolase gives MRKPFSLLPLLITIAFPVCAEFTIPFPENARKKEVPPIESSREERVSPRTVSIKEKEKKEAKLASRNVTEEAAKERERETSLPKIQRTRPRTGNQTAGPIPPRFYRGLYVNNSIISDKKSRKKWETLLQDASDAGINVLVIDLQPFTLSASEVARVKELGFYPVGRLVNFEGGLKTELPSQDRMNSILNYVRKACASGFPEIQLDYIRYADITEIKIPLKQKYKNISGVIDQIRTEANQCEKLPYLGADIFGRIPFNKDDQIGQKVENFAQAIDVIYPMLYPSHFYGQPSRIANPYQTIYDGLLNTKKRSLSTTRVVGWIQGFTMSIRSSGKSLKDYIKAQIEASVDSESDGFIVWNIQNQYEETFRAIRETIKDGKLKIED, from the coding sequence TTGCGTAAACCGTTTTCCCTTCTACCCCTTCTTATAACAATCGCCTTCCCGGTCTGTGCCGAATTCACGATACCGTTCCCGGAAAATGCCCGAAAAAAAGAAGTCCCGCCGATCGAGTCTAGTCGAGAAGAAAGAGTCTCACCTCGCACGGTTTCCATCAAGGAGAAAGAGAAGAAGGAAGCAAAATTGGCTTCTCGGAACGTGACAGAAGAAGCCGCAAAGGAGAGAGAAAGGGAGACTTCTTTGCCTAAGATACAAAGGACCAGGCCGAGAACAGGGAACCAAACTGCTGGACCGATTCCTCCCAGGTTTTATCGGGGCCTGTACGTAAATAACTCGATTATCTCGGACAAGAAGTCCCGGAAAAAATGGGAAACACTCCTGCAGGACGCTTCCGATGCTGGGATCAATGTGCTGGTGATCGACTTGCAACCTTTTACACTCTCTGCTTCCGAGGTTGCTCGAGTTAAAGAACTAGGTTTTTATCCGGTCGGGAGACTCGTAAACTTCGAAGGCGGATTGAAAACGGAATTGCCTAGCCAAGATAGGATGAATTCCATTTTGAATTACGTACGAAAGGCTTGTGCTTCGGGATTTCCGGAGATCCAATTGGATTATATACGTTATGCGGATATTACGGAAATCAAGATCCCTCTCAAACAGAAATACAAAAACATATCGGGAGTGATCGATCAGATCCGAACGGAAGCGAACCAATGTGAGAAGTTGCCGTACTTAGGTGCCGACATATTCGGGAGAATTCCTTTCAATAAGGACGACCAGATCGGACAGAAGGTGGAAAATTTCGCGCAAGCGATCGACGTGATCTATCCCATGCTGTATCCTTCGCATTTTTATGGACAACCTTCTCGGATCGCAAATCCGTACCAAACCATCTACGACGGACTCTTGAATACGAAGAAAAGATCCTTGTCGACGACTCGGGTCGTGGGTTGGATCCAAGGATTCACCATGTCCATACGTTCTTCGGGAAAATCCTTAAAGGATTATATTAAGGCCCAGATCGAGGCAAGTGTGGACAGCGAGAGTGATGGCTTTATTGTTTGGAATATCCAGAACCAATACGAAGAAACCTTCCGCGCAATTCGCGAAACAATAAAAGACGGAAAGTTGAAGATAGAAGATTAG
- a CDS encoding 6-bladed beta-propeller: MGRRTRTKLFLSLLLLGILSQSAFSEPLPNFGLKEREARTFFKRGLAYYNKGEFAAARENFLRSLSIKPDFVHPKFFLSETYYLSGDWQESLTELEQLESSNKLNLIRKSRLDALRYRLGGGNRKEALEYYKSILGDDLRRFRFRNPADLAVDEEGYLYVVSFDTANVVKFDANGFPVENFKGGIGRNMEGPVGISIRGKSIFIADYAGDKVYEFDTRGSFINRFGSTGKEPGQFHGPAGLYFTKEGFLYVSDMGNNRIQKFSREGELMQVIGVGVLKQPAGIKVNQRGEIYVADRGNHRLVVFDSEGNYLKEITNSSFKKPRNLAIRENKIYVADENAGLFAYDSVAKTWAAFENFRDSKNTVRNFDQSFSVAFDYTGSMFVADFNRHRIEAFAPKGQLSSNLDLIVERVISSDYPDISLVVHAKDRHGIPVKAIPRNSFRIYEMDNLAPLIGLTDMKKFNNRITVSIVAENSNLVSDSYPTVEKALKPFLSEIRTDDKIQLLRSGRDTQTAYPFGKSMYDILKAIRSFVPEEDSQIGKSLQKGITDLLDSLGPRAIIAIVSGKDSKAAFTQFSPTKIIRFAVAHDIPIYFLCLGENGESVSVYKEIAEKTGGKFLTIPAGGTEKNLRSWIDSKKDRRYLLSFKSRINSEGGDTYVPVVVESIFRNSNGKAETGFFTP; this comes from the coding sequence ATGGGGAGACGTACGCGAACAAAACTCTTTCTTAGTCTTCTACTTTTAGGGATCCTCTCCCAGTCCGCATTCTCTGAACCCCTTCCCAACTTCGGCCTGAAAGAAAGAGAGGCCAGGACCTTTTTCAAACGTGGACTCGCCTATTATAATAAGGGGGAATTCGCCGCAGCTAGGGAGAATTTCCTCAGATCCCTTTCCATAAAACCCGATTTCGTTCATCCTAAGTTCTTTCTTTCCGAGACCTATTATCTAAGCGGTGATTGGCAAGAAAGCCTTACCGAACTGGAACAATTAGAATCTTCTAATAAACTGAATTTGATCCGCAAGAGCCGTTTAGATGCGCTGAGATATCGCTTAGGCGGCGGAAATAGAAAAGAAGCATTAGAATATTATAAATCGATTCTGGGAGACGACCTTCGTCGTTTTAGATTCCGTAATCCTGCCGATCTTGCCGTAGATGAGGAAGGCTATCTCTATGTAGTGAGCTTCGATACTGCAAACGTGGTTAAGTTCGACGCAAATGGTTTTCCCGTGGAAAATTTCAAAGGCGGTATCGGGCGGAATATGGAAGGCCCGGTGGGAATTTCCATTAGAGGCAAGTCCATCTTCATTGCGGACTATGCTGGGGATAAGGTGTATGAATTCGATACCCGAGGTTCCTTTATAAACAGATTCGGTTCTACAGGAAAAGAACCGGGGCAGTTCCACGGACCGGCGGGCCTCTATTTTACTAAAGAAGGCTTCTTATACGTTTCCGACATGGGGAATAATCGGATCCAAAAATTCTCCAGAGAAGGAGAACTCATGCAGGTCATAGGAGTTGGGGTTCTAAAACAACCTGCAGGCATCAAAGTGAATCAAAGAGGAGAGATCTATGTTGCGGATCGAGGCAATCATAGACTTGTAGTCTTCGATAGCGAAGGGAACTATTTAAAAGAAATTACGAATTCTTCCTTCAAGAAACCTCGCAATCTTGCCATCCGAGAGAATAAGATCTACGTCGCGGATGAGAACGCCGGTCTTTTTGCTTACGATTCCGTCGCTAAGACTTGGGCTGCCTTCGAGAATTTTAGGGATTCCAAAAATACGGTCCGCAATTTCGATCAATCCTTCTCTGTTGCATTCGATTATACTGGATCCATGTTCGTTGCGGACTTCAATCGTCATAGGATCGAAGCCTTCGCTCCCAAAGGACAATTGTCTTCCAACTTGGACCTGATCGTTGAAAGGGTGATCAGTTCCGATTATCCGGATATTTCCTTAGTTGTTCATGCAAAGGACAGACATGGAATTCCTGTCAAAGCAATCCCTCGCAATTCATTTCGTATCTATGAGATGGACAATCTTGCTCCTCTGATCGGGCTCACCGATATGAAGAAGTTCAATAATAGGATCACAGTTTCCATCGTAGCGGAGAATTCCAATTTAGTTTCGGACTCGTATCCCACGGTAGAGAAAGCGTTGAAACCTTTCCTGTCCGAGATCCGTACAGACGATAAGATCCAATTGCTTCGTTCGGGAAGGGACACTCAAACAGCTTATCCTTTCGGGAAAAGCATGTACGATATTCTGAAGGCGATCCGTTCCTTTGTTCCGGAAGAAGATTCCCAGATCGGAAAATCCCTGCAAAAAGGAATAACGGATCTATTAGATAGCCTAGGTCCAAGAGCAATCATTGCGATCGTTTCCGGCAAGGATTCTAAAGCGGCATTCACTCAATTTTCTCCCACAAAGATCATTCGCTTTGCTGTAGCACATGATATCCCCATCTACTTCCTATGCCTGGGAGAAAACGGGGAATCCGTCTCCGTTTACAAGGAGATCGCAGAGAAAACGGGAGGGAAATTCCTGACCATTCCTGCAGGCGGAACGGAGAAGAATCTGAGATCCTGGATCGATTCCAAGAAGGACAGGAGATATCTTTTATCCTTCAAGAGCAGGATCAACTCCGAAGGCGGAGACACATACGTCCCTGTCGTAGTAGAATCAATATTCAGAAATTCTAATGGAAAGGCCGAGACCGGGTTCTTCACTCCATGA